Part of the Aquabacterium sp. NJ1 genome, CCAGCAGCGAGGCCGAGATCAGCATGGCCAGCAAGGGTTGCAGCAACTGCAACTGGCTCACCCGCATGGCGTCCCGCGCCAGGGCGGCATACCAGAGGAAAAAACCCAGCCAGGTTGAACACACCGCCACATAGGCCAGGCCCAACCAGGCCGCCGGGCGGATCTGCTCGCGGGCTTGCGCCAGGCTGTGCACACCCTGCGGCCACCAGTACGCCGACAAGGCCATCGTCAGGGGCCAGGCCAGCACCAGGGACCAGGACATGACCTGCGAAGACGGCATCTCGCGGCTTAAGCGTGCCCCGGCCACATAGGCCACCGATGCGCCCAGCATGCCCAGCAACATCGTGCTGTCAGCCACCAGGGAAAGCGGTGCACCACCAGGGCGATGATCAGACGAGGTCCAGGCGAACACGGCCATCAGCCCTGCCCCCGCCACACTGGCCAGCCAGAAGCCCAGGCGCGGCCTGTGCCCCAGCCACCAGGCCGACAGCGCCGCCGTGCACAAGGGCAGCAAGCCCGTGATCACGGCGGCATGCGAAGCCGGCACGATGCGCACGGCCCAGCCCATGCCCAAGGGGAAGCCCATCACGCCACCCAGCATGATGGCCAACAGCCATCGGCGATGTGCAGCCGCCGGCCAGGCCGCGCGCACCCACAACAGATGCAGCAAAGCCAGTACGCCCGCCAAAGCGGCACGCGCGCTGGCGACGAACAGCGGCGGCCACTGCGGGTCGGCCAAGGAGCCATTGGCCAGCCGCGTCATGGGGATCGTCATCGCAAAGACCAGCACGGCCATCAGG contains:
- a CDS encoding DMT family transporter yields the protein MHTSLQAPTPLSEHPWWPRAIGLMAVLVFAMTIPMTRLANGSLADPQWPPLFVASARAALAGVLALLHLLWVRAAWPAAAHRRWLLAIMLGGVMGFPLGMGWAVRIVPASHAAVITGLLPLCTAALSAWWLGHRPRLGFWLASVAGAGLMAVFAWTSSDHRPGGAPLSLVADSTMLLGMLGASVAYVAGARLSREMPSSQVMSWSLVLAWPLTMALSAYWWPQGVHSLAQAREQIRPAAWLGLAYVAVCSTWLGFFLWYAALARDAMRVSQLQLLQPLLAMLISASLLGEAVPMKAWLFALAVLCVVVAGQRLARSSPTPASSLSLATPPARHLETSPT